A window from Pseudomonadota bacterium encodes these proteins:
- a CDS encoding histidinol-phosphate aminotransferase family protein: MTFKTLQTQLEDKISSLPIVGPYKKYKQNIQADINLSDNLNHFLEKDSYPPFECEALKNLYTNILIEDDPSLSFLKKKLIDSFFINGALEAVSVLLETFCQPLDSVLTFTPTFPFYKDICNRMGFRFNEVSLEGKNLDELNIENAQKFNPKVILICDPNNPTSTRINSSNIEKTLERFKNSLIIIDEAYIDFSSTSSNLRFVNTYSNLIVVRGLSKGWGMASLRLCAIFASHTIIECLKRSSVAYPISKLSIEKALFKFSFEKELVRNSWKLVKEEKKRLTKELTQFSKIQKIYPSDTNFLCLTLKNATDLHHHLLMQGILVENVQHIIPNCLRITIGKPSENDMFLKALSSF; the protein is encoded by the coding sequence ATGACTTTCAAAACTCTCCAAACCCAATTAGAAGATAAAATATCATCTCTTCCTATTGTGGGACCTTATAAAAAATATAAACAAAACATTCAAGCCGACATTAATCTTTCAGATAATCTCAATCATTTCTTAGAAAAGGATTCTTATCCTCCTTTTGAATGTGAAGCCTTAAAAAATTTATATACAAACATTTTAATTGAAGATGACCCTTCTTTATCTTTTTTGAAAAAAAAGCTTATAGACTCCTTTTTTATAAATGGAGCCCTTGAAGCCGTCAGTGTTCTTTTAGAAACTTTTTGTCAACCATTGGATTCTGTCTTAACCTTCACACCGACTTTTCCTTTTTATAAAGATATTTGCAATAGAATGGGATTTCGCTTTAATGAAGTCTCCTTGGAAGGTAAAAATCTTGATGAATTAAATATAGAGAATGCTCAGAAATTTAATCCCAAAGTCATTCTTATATGTGATCCTAATAATCCAACAAGTACACGAATTAATTCTTCCAATATAGAAAAAACTCTTGAACGCTTTAAAAATTCTTTAATCATTATTGATGAAGCTTATATTGACTTTTCTTCAACCTCTTCAAATCTTCGTTTTGTAAACACTTATTCAAATTTAATTGTTGTGCGGGGATTATCAAAAGGATGGGGAATGGCTTCTTTACGGCTCTGCGCAATTTTTGCCTCTCATACCATCATTGAATGTTTAAAAAGATCCTCTGTTGCTTACCCGATTTCAAAATTAAGCATCGAAAAAGCTCTCTTTAAGTTTTCTTTTGAAAAAGAACTTGTTCGAAATTCTTGGAAACTTGTTAAAGAAGAAAAAAAAAGGCTTACAAAAGAATTAACTCAATTTTCGAAAATTCAAAAAATATATCCAAGTGATACAAATTTCTTATGCTTAACCCTTAAAAATGCAACTGACCTTCATCATCATCTTTTAATGCAAGGCATCCTTGTTGAAAACGTCCAGCATATCATTCCAAACTGCCTTCGCATCACCATTGGGAAGCCTTCAGAAAATGATATGTTTTTAAAAGCTCTCAGTTCTTTTTAA
- a CDS encoding class I SAM-dependent methyltransferase — translation MSNISSQGISYKLTETEFKLLPYLDSRLFLETAMARFNGWVSPFDRNYLDWPRRIEIQEKMCQSLRLALSQNLSSLKKKNSLKVIYLGAALGSITSYFTLNVLKNFDLLEKTEVYLYDLLVEPLMLTKQGFFEFTEEAAQDCKISNTFSPLEYKNTLKNATLISGNIINLPEDLKDFDIVIAPYIHHHLNIYDKRKACQEMQRITAPGGIILIGDLTFNYQGFKDWLLYHKVEDLPYALECFIPIEDHIGFFKKPKIIDQFKGDIFYNFSLII, via the coding sequence ATGTCTAATATCAGTTCCCAAGGAATAAGTTACAAATTAACAGAAACAGAATTTAAATTGCTGCCCTATCTCGATAGCCGATTATTTCTGGAAACAGCTATGGCTCGGTTTAATGGATGGGTTAGCCCTTTTGATAGAAATTACTTAGACTGGCCAAGAAGAATCGAAATACAGGAAAAAATGTGTCAATCTTTAAGGCTTGCTCTGAGTCAAAACCTTTCCTCACTTAAAAAGAAAAATTCTTTAAAGGTTATATATTTAGGAGCAGCTCTTGGTTCTATAACAAGTTATTTTACGCTCAATGTTTTAAAAAATTTTGATTTATTAGAAAAAACGGAAGTTTATTTATATGATCTTCTTGTTGAGCCGCTTATGTTAACAAAACAGGGTTTTTTTGAGTTTACAGAAGAAGCAGCACAAGATTGTAAAATATCAAACACTTTTTCTCCGCTTGAGTATAAAAATACGCTAAAAAATGCTACTTTAATTTCAGGAAATATTATAAATCTTCCTGAAGATTTGAAAGATTTTGATATCGTTATTGCGCCCTACATCCACCATCATTTGAACATTTATGATAAAAGAAAAGCATGTCAAGAAATGCAAAGAATTACAGCGCCAGGAGGAATAATTTTGATTGGAGATTTAACATTTAATTATCAAGGATTTAAAGACTGGCTTCTTTATCATAAAGTAGAAGATCTCCCTTATGCTCTTGAGTGTTTTATTCCAATTGAAGATCATATCGGTTTTTTTAAAAAACCTAAAATTATAGATCAATTTAAGGGGGATATTTTTTATAACTTTAGCCTTATAATATAA
- a CDS encoding glycosyltransferase family 4 protein yields MIHVHIVSNSFFPLQGGMEKSIERISRSLSTISDFRVHLYVRNVETLENINNQPFTLKSLHTLKRDIFEPCESYTDTYENNKWKEKEAHKLEFLILKNEIFKTLSEFPNDPHIMVSFYMSSTGFFGQHVSKSLKIPHIVTVRGWDFCRDLYNLYSIGCIDFVLKNADYIITTNKEQLESLKDLFLVDEKISTITNAVEPFFLEKPWIYQKKQTISLISDIGFYYAKGTHILLKSFEILLSKGYPLTLKILGKTETQNKSYWTNLKEKFKENYQNSFFYSDFVESSEDLRTLLLNSDIYCSPTLGEGCSNARIQALCVGIPMVTTQCSEILDFYPLLNPKFIELSLPGEIEGFTSALEKIIVKIQTHQIQRQDKDYNMILKNIFSFETEKIKWEKVIRETLKKFQSNLPKN; encoded by the coding sequence ATGATTCATGTTCACATTGTTTCTAATAGCTTTTTTCCACTTCAAGGCGGAATGGAAAAATCAATAGAGAGAATATCACGCTCGCTCTCTACAATTTCTGATTTTAGAGTTCACTTATATGTCCGAAATGTTGAGACTCTAGAAAACATAAACAATCAGCCTTTTACACTAAAAAGCTTACATACCTTAAAAAGAGATATTTTTGAACCCTGCGAATCCTATACAGATACATATGAAAACAATAAATGGAAAGAAAAAGAAGCCCATAAATTAGAGTTTTTAATTTTAAAAAATGAAATTTTTAAAACGCTTTCCGAATTTCCAAATGATCCTCATATCATGGTGTCCTTTTATATGTCGAGCACCGGCTTTTTTGGTCAGCATGTTTCAAAAAGTTTAAAAATTCCCCATATCGTAACAGTTAGAGGATGGGATTTTTGTCGCGATCTTTACAATTTATACAGTATAGGATGTATAGATTTCGTTTTAAAGAATGCAGATTATATTATCACGACAAACAAAGAGCAATTAGAAAGCCTTAAAGACCTTTTTTTAGTAGATGAAAAAATTTCCACCATTACAAACGCTGTAGAACCTTTCTTTTTAGAAAAGCCCTGGATCTATCAAAAAAAACAAACCATCTCTCTTATTTCTGACATTGGTTTTTATTATGCTAAAGGAACGCATATTCTCTTGAAATCATTTGAAATTCTTTTGAGCAAAGGATATCCTCTGACATTAAAAATTCTCGGAAAAACAGAGACTCAGAATAAAAGCTACTGGACAAATCTTAAAGAAAAATTCAAAGAAAATTATCAAAACTCTTTTTTTTATAGTGATTTTGTAGAATCTTCAGAAGATTTAAGAACTCTTTTATTGAACAGTGATATTTATTGTTCGCCTACCTTAGGGGAAGGATGTTCTAATGCCAGAATTCAAGCTCTTTGTGTTGGAATTCCTATGGTCACAACACAATGCTCAGAAATTTTAGATTTTTATCCTCTCTTAAATCCTAAGTTTATTGAGCTCAGCCTGCCAGGAGAGATTGAAGGATTTACAAGCGCTCTTGAGAAAATAATAGTTAAAATTCAAACCCATCAAATTCAAAGACAAGATAAAGACTATAATATGATTCTTAAAAACATATTTTCTTTCGAAACAGAAAAAATAAAATGGGAAAAAGTAATACGAGAAACGCTCAAAAAATTTCAATCAAACCTTCCAAAAAATTAA